The following proteins come from a genomic window of Bos mutus isolate GX-2022 chromosome 28, NWIPB_WYAK_1.1, whole genome shotgun sequence:
- the LOC102283269 gene encoding zinc finger protein 25 has protein sequence MNKYRGPVTFKDVTVEFTREEWKLLDTAQRTLYREVMQENYSHLISVGYCANRPNAIFKLKQGKEPWILEVQFPRQNNPEDLCNTHDQGARCPESQAENSRNGELKKHQKTHTNEKTYKCNECGKAFYQKSILIIHEHTHSKDKPGECEKSVSQNGDLTRQPKTPTREKTYECKECKKTFYHLSSLSRHLRTHAGEKPYECNQCEKSFYQKPHLMEHQKTHTGEKPFECTECGKFFYVKAYLMVHQKTHTGEKPYECKECRKSFSQKSHLTVHQRTHTGEKPYKCKECGKFFSRNSHLKTHQRTHTGEKPYECKECGKCFYQKSALTVHQRTHTGEKPFECNKCGKTFYYKSDLTKHQRKHTGEKPYECNECGKSFSVNSVLRLHQRTHTGEKPYECKECGKSFSQKSHFVIHQRKHTGEKPYECKECKETFFQKSKLTAHQKTHTEGKSL, from the exons GGACCAGTAACATTTAAGGATGTTACTGTGGAATTCACCCGGGAGGAATGGAAATTGCTGGACACTGCTCAGAGGACCCTGTATAGAGAAGTGATGCAGGAGAACTACAGTCACCTCATCTCAGTGG GCTATTGTGCAAATAGGCCAAATGCAATCTTCAAGTTGAAGCAAGGAAAAGAACCATGGATATTAGAAGTACAATTTCCACGTCAGAACAACCCTG AAGACCTATGCAATACTCATGACCAAGGAGCAAGATGCCCAGAAAGCCAAGCTGAAAATTCAAG GAATGGAGAACTCAAGAAACATCAGAAAACTCATACCAATGAAAAAACCtataaatgtaatgaatgtggaaaGGCCTTCTACCAGAAGTCTATCCTCATAATACATGAGCATACTCATTCAAAGGACAAACCCGGTGAATGTGAGAAATCTGTTTCTCAGAATGGAGACCTCACAAGACAACCAAAAACTCCTACCAGAGAGAAGACCTATGAATGTAAAGAATGTAAGAAAACTTTCTACCATCTGTCATCTCTCAGTAGACATTTGAGAACTCATGCAGGAGAGAAACCCTACGAATGTAATCAGTGTGAGAAATCCTTCTACCAGAAGCCACACCTCATGGAACAtcagaaaacacacacaggaGAAAAACCCTTTGAATGTACTGAATGTGGGAAGTTCTTCTATGTTAAGGCATACCTCATGGTACATCAGAAAACACACACAGGGGAGAAACCatatgaatgtaaggaatgtaGGAAGTCCTTTTCCCAGAAATCACACCTCACAGTACATCAGAGAACACATACAGGGGAGAAACCCTataaatgtaaggaatgtgggaaatTCTTTTCTAGAAATTCACACCTCAAAACTCATCAGCGAACTCACACgggagagaaaccctatgaatgtaaggaatgtggtaAATGCTTTTACCAGAAGTCAGCCTTAACAGTACATCAGCGAACTCATACAGGGGAGAAACCCTTTGAATGTAATAAATGTGGAAAAACCTTTTACTATAAATCAGACCTCACTAAACATCAGAGAAAACACACAGGGGAGAAGCCCtatgaatgtaatgaatgtggtAAATCTTTCTCTGTGAATTCAGTCCTCAGATTACATCAAAGgactcacacaggagagaaaccctatgaatgcaAGGAATGTGGAAAATCTTTCTCTCAGAAGTCACATTTTGTCATACATCAGAGAaaacacacaggagagaaaccctatgaatgtaaggagtgtaaggaaacattttttcaaaaatcaaaactcACTGCACATCAGAAGACACACACAGAAGGGAAAAGCTTATAA